CGGTTGTGCAACAGCTCTGGCAATCCTCACTGAACATGATTGCCGATTGACATTGTTGGAAGCCGAGGATCATCTCGCACCTCATCAAAGCGGTCATAACTCCGGAGTGATACATTCCGGAATCTATTACCGGCCCGGATCGCTTAAATCCAGATTATGCGCAAAGGGACGGGAGGCGATGTACTCCTTCTGCTCAGAACATGGCATCCGGCATGATCGCTGCGGCAAGGTGATCGTTGCCACTGCCGAGGAAGAACTCACCCGTCTCGATGATCTCGAAAAACGGGGGCGGGAAAACGGCCTGGATCAGATCGAGCGGATCGATCGTAAACGCTTAAAAGAGCTGGGGCCTCATATCAGGGGCATCGACGGTCTCTATGTGCCCTATACCGGAATCGTCGACTATATAGATGTGGTCAACAAGTACGCCGAGTTGATCAGAGCAAAGGGTGGATTGATTCGAACCTCCGCCAAAATCAGGCATATCGCACGGGCTAAAGGCAAATTGATCCTCTACGGCGACGCCAAAGAAATCAGGACAAGCTACCTGATTAACTGCGGGGGCCTCTACTCCGACCGGGTAGCCCGCCTGGCCGGCATCAAACCGAGCATCCAGATCATCCCCTTCCGGGGCGAATACTACAAGCTGGCCGAAAGCAAACGCCATCTGATTAAGGACCTGGTATATCCCGTACCCGATCCGCGTTTCCCGTTTTTGGGTGTGCACTTCACACGCAGTGTCTACAACGAGGTCGAGGCCGGTCCCAATGCCGTCCTGGCATTCAGCCGTGAGGGATACAAAAAGTCCGATATATCTCTTCTGGAAACCGCGAATATGGCGCTCTCATCCGGTTTTTGGAAGATGGCGCGCAAATATTTCAAGACCGGACTAGGCGAATTTTATCGCTCGCTTTCCAAAACAGCATTTACTAAAGAACTCCAAAGGCTGCTGCCGCAAATCGAAACAGATGATCTTGCGCCGGGAGGAACCGGTGTTCGAGCGCAGGCGCTTGACCACAATGGCAACCTGGTCGATGATTTTATAATCGATGAGACCGAGAATATGATCCATGTGCTTAACGCACCTTCTCCGGCGGCGACAGCATCTCTGGCAATCGGTGAATATATAGCCGATTTAGCACAAAAGAAGTTTCTAACTTAGAGAGGTCATCATGAGCCTGGAAGTCCGTCCTGCTGCTGAAAATGAATTCGATATTCTGCGTAAAATCGCGGCTCAGTGCCTGTCAGACTTTTGCCCGGAGGAGATTGATAAAACCGATGTCGAATCATGGAGTGAAAAAAGATACAGCGACGATACATTGAGGAAATGTCTTTCCGACAGTGACTGTTCAATAAACACCATGGTGGATAACGATCGCCCGGTCGGATTCTGTATGATGAAACTCAGGCCTGATGACCGGCGGATCGGACAAATTGATCTTCTGGTGGTCACGCCCGAGCATAAAAACCACAATTCGGTCTTTAAACTGTTTCAACAGACGATCAAGCCCAGAATCGACGCCGGTATGACCGAAGTTGAGATCAATATACCAGAATGCGCCCGTCCATGGATCGATATCTATACCAGGATCGGGCTCGAATTCGAGCCCTGGCGCAAGTTCGAGGATTACATCGGTAAACAGAAACTCATCTTCTGGCCCGGCATGCTGGTGATAGTACCCGGTTGCTGATCATTAAAGCCGGAAACGTATCCCCCACTGGTTTACCGGATCGTCGATAAATGTACCATAAACACGCTGGTAGTTCAGGCTGAAATTCTTCCAGATCGGTTTGACAACTCCGACTTCGATATAGTAATCGTAATCTTCACCCGGAGTCATATCCCAGTTGAAATCTCCTGTAAACTCGATCTGAAACCATGTACCGATCTTGACATTATTGATTGCCACTATCTGGAGCGTGCGCCCCTGAGTGTCAAAATCATCATTGGTATTGGCAAAAAAACTGACTTCATCGGAGAGTTTTTCAAACCCGAATGGCTCATCCGCGATAACAGAGACACAAAAAACTGCGACAAGAAATGTGGTCAACATTGCGGTTTTCATAGCTATCCTCCCATATTTAGCTCGACTGTCAGGGATTTTTGATCATGTTAACGAAGTCCTCGCGCACCGGATGAAAGACCTCGATCATCACAAGAGTATCGTCACCGGTATTGATCACGCCATGCTTGATATCCGAAGTCATATAGAAGCAATCGCCGGTTTTGACTTCTCTGGTCATGTTACCGATAGTCAGGCGTCCCGATCCGGAATGAATCAGTCCGCACTGCTGGTTGGAGTGCGCGTGAAGCGGCGCGGTCGCCCCGGGGGCGATCCGGTGCTGGACCATCATCATTGCCTCGCCGTTCAATCCACTTAAAACCAGGGTTTCGATACCCTTGGCGAGATTAAGACGAGGTGCTTCTTCGGTGTCTATAAACAGGGGGATTTTGGATCCCATTGCCTCCTCCTTAAGTCTATGATTTTAATGCCATAAAAAAAGGGCGCCGTGAGACGCCCAAAAATTTACGATTTACTTGACGATGAGGTTTTTCATGAACTCCGCGATGGTCGCGACCTGATCCATCCCGAAGATCATCTCACCGACCTTTTTACGCTGTCCGTCATCCATGAAATCAGCGGTCAGCCCGTAGAATTTGTCCCTGAGATCGTCATCGGTCATCGGTTCGCGCGGATCACCCTTGGCGTAGTCGACACGCTGGGTAAATGTCTCGCCCGATTTCACCTTGATATCGACCACCGAGGGCTGCAGTTCGGGGAATTCCTTCTCGAGACCCTCATCTGCCACAACCTTGATCTTCTGTATCAGATCGAGCAGTTCCTCATTTTGGAGTTTGTCCTGTTTAAACTGCAACGGTGTAACCATCCGGTCCATGATCGAAACACCCACGCAGTAGGGCATCGAATGATCGGCGGTCTCCTTGGACGTGGGACGATACTTAGTCGGATCGGCCAGGATATCGACCGCGCGGGCGATCGTATGGACTGTCACTTCCTCGACATCTTTCCAGTCGATATCTTTATCTTTGACCAATTTTAGTGCGGCTGTCACTGGCGATTGTGTCAGGAATTCGGTCGGGAAGGCTTTATAGGAACAGTCCTTGATCTTGAAGCTGTCGCCCAGTCCTTTGGTTACCGCGTCCATATCGTAACCTTCGCCCATCTGCTGACAGAACCCTTCTTTGCCCTCGATAATCGCCTCGGTGCCGATATATCCCTTCTGGGCCAGAAGTGCCGCCAGCACACCCGACTGGGTCGCCATCGGATCGACCGTGTTCTTCATCATCGTCAGCTTGCCAGCGGCTACCGCGCCCAATGAGAAATTGTGACAACCCGAGATGCCGACCGAATTGGTCAACTGGTCGGAATTCAAATCGAGCATCTTGCCCGCCACCAAAGGTGAGACAAGCTGGGTCAGTGAGGCGTGATGCCATCCCCGTTCGCGAATCCCCGGTTTGGCGAATTCACACAGGCGCATCTCCAGCTCATGGCCGATGACTATGCCCAAAAGCAGGTCCTGGCCTGTTTTACCCTCGCGTTCGCCGACTGCCAGCGCGGCCGGGATGATGTCCGAGGGATGGGAGGGA
The sequence above is a segment of the Candidatus Zixiibacteriota bacterium genome. Coding sequences within it:
- a CDS encoding cupin domain-containing protein, producing MGSKIPLFIDTEEAPRLNLAKGIETLVLSGLNGEAMMMVQHRIAPGATAPLHAHSNQQCGLIHSGSGRLTIGNMTREVKTGDCFYMTSDIKHGVINTGDDTLVMIEVFHPVREDFVNMIKNP
- a CDS encoding MmgE/PrpD family protein, which codes for MDKTVSRLWAEWVEKIKFEDLDQDTIYHAKRILYDSIGCALGGHRAEDCEISLAVIEAMGGNPEATCIATGFKTNAYMASLANALMTRVMDFNDIYWKDDPSHPSDIIPAALAVGEREGKTGQDLLLGIVIGHELEMRLCEFAKPGIRERGWHHASLTQLVSPLVAGKMLDLNSDQLTNSVGISGCHNFSLGAVAAGKLTMMKNTVDPMATQSGVLAALLAQKGYIGTEAIIEGKEGFCQQMGEGYDMDAVTKGLGDSFKIKDCSYKAFPTEFLTQSPVTAALKLVKDKDIDWKDVEEVTVHTIARAVDILADPTKYRPTSKETADHSMPYCVGVSIMDRMVTPLQFKQDKLQNEELLDLIQKIKVVADEGLEKEFPELQPSVVDIKVKSGETFTQRVDYAKGDPREPMTDDDLRDKFYGLTADFMDDGQRKKVGEMIFGMDQVATIAEFMKNLIVK
- the lhgO gene encoding L-2-hydroxyglutarate oxidase, whose translation is MSFYEETDIAVIGGGIIGCATALAILTEHDCRLTLLEAEDHLAPHQSGHNSGVIHSGIYYRPGSLKSRLCAKGREAMYSFCSEHGIRHDRCGKVIVATAEEELTRLDDLEKRGRENGLDQIERIDRKRLKELGPHIRGIDGLYVPYTGIVDYIDVVNKYAELIRAKGGLIRTSAKIRHIARAKGKLILYGDAKEIRTSYLINCGGLYSDRVARLAGIKPSIQIIPFRGEYYKLAESKRHLIKDLVYPVPDPRFPFLGVHFTRSVYNEVEAGPNAVLAFSREGYKKSDISLLETANMALSSGFWKMARKYFKTGLGEFYRSLSKTAFTKELQRLLPQIETDDLAPGGTGVRAQALDHNGNLVDDFIIDETENMIHVLNAPSPAATASLAIGEYIADLAQKKFLT
- a CDS encoding GNAT family N-acetyltransferase, translating into MSLEVRPAAENEFDILRKIAAQCLSDFCPEEIDKTDVESWSEKRYSDDTLRKCLSDSDCSINTMVDNDRPVGFCMMKLRPDDRRIGQIDLLVVTPEHKNHNSVFKLFQQTIKPRIDAGMTEVEINIPECARPWIDIYTRIGLEFEPWRKFEDYIGKQKLIFWPGMLVIVPGC